A segment of the Lycium ferocissimum isolate CSIRO_LF1 chromosome 5, AGI_CSIRO_Lferr_CH_V1, whole genome shotgun sequence genome:
ggggtcttgGGAAGGGTGTGTAGGCAGACCTACCTCTACCTTGtaaggtagagaggctgtttccggaagaccctcggcacaaggaaaaaaataaaaataaaatgttaaaaaatacattttaacaTGTTGGTCAAAATTCACATAGTATGACTcttgagaaggagaaaaataactAATTTGGGATGGAACGAGTACTTCCTTTTGCAATTTAGTTTAAACAGAAGTGTCTAATGGCTATGACTCTCGATAAGGAGAAACATGACAACTAAGTTGGGATGGAACGAGTACTTCCTTTTGCAATTTAGTTTAAACAGAAGTGTCTAAGCTTTGCTACTATCTAAGTCCGTCTCTTATTTGTGGAGAAAAAAATAGATGTGGAAATGGCAAAACACAGGGCGTATTTACCTTGCGGGGGAGATCACTCTTATTACAGGATTGGTCATCTGGATCACATCACTTCCGCAGCTCAGAAGGAAACGATTCGAGATCTTCTATTACACACATCACTTGTATATAGTTTTCTTACTATTCTTCCTGTTTCATGCTGGAGATCGCCACTTCTACATGGTTTTCCCTGGCGTTTTCTTGTTTTGCCTTGACAAGATTCTCCGAATGATTCAGTCAAGGCCAGAAACGTATATTTTTTCTGCTCGAATCTTTCCTTCCAAAGCCATAGAGTTGACTCTGCCGAAAGATCCAAGTACAAAATCAGTAATCTCTCTCCAATTTAAAATAACTACTGATATGcttttttaattcttaattGGGCCTTAATAATCACATACTTAACATGCTATTTCAGGTTTGAAGTATACACCAACAAGCGTGATTTTTATCAAGATTCCAaggatttcaaattttcaatggCATCCTTTTAGTATAACTTCTAGCTCCAAAGTTGATAAACACACTATCTCTATTTTGATCAAAGCTGAGGGATGGTGGACAAGCACTCTCTGTAATATGCTACATTCAAAGCCTGATTCAGAAGCTGGTGAAATGAGGCTCATTCAAGTAGCAACAGAAGGCCCTTATGGACCCTCGTCAATGGACTTTCTGAGGTAAGGAAATGATGTTCTTTCATATTTATTGCACATCAATTTTCATCTTTTCCCATATATAGCTAATTGTTAATGTTCTGCAGATATGACAGTCTACTTCTAGTTGCGGGTGGAATTGGGGTAACACCATTTTTGAGCATTCTTCAAGAAATTGCCTCTACAAGAAGTAACAAAAATGTATTACCTTTAAAAATACAGCTTGTCTACACTATAAAAGATTCGCAAGGCATCTGCTTGTTAGATCCAGTTCTACCGCATGTTTTCGATGCAGAACAATGTTATCTACAACTGAAAGTGTTTGTGACGCGTGAGCACCAATCCAATAGATCCCTGCGCGAAGTGCTAAACGAGGTTTCTAATATACAGAACATTCATTTTGCCAACAAGCGTCCTGGTTATGCAGTATATGGACTTGAGAACTTACAATGGATGTCCGTCCTCCTTTTGTTGGCGTCTGTTGTTTTTATCGCATTTCTTATCATCTTCAACCATGTTGTTATCAAGCCTGATAAAAAGTCATCTGAACAAAAAACTGCTACTTCAATAGTGGACATTCTTCTGGTATGCTCGTTTGCATTAGCGTTAATATCCAGCACCTTAGTGGCTACCATATGGAGATGGAAGAGGCTAAGAGAAGAAATTCCACCATTTtctgaaaaagaaaggaaggcaATGAAACCAACAGAAGCAAACAGAGGTTTTGATCAACACGAAATTCATTATGGAGCAAGACCAAACTTTAAAGGTATGTTCCAAATACATAGTTGTCCTTGTTTTAGCTTTTGACTTCCAAACTATTGGCTTTCTAACATGTTGAAAATTGAACAGATATGTTTTCCCAGTTTTCTAATGAATCCAAGGGATCCAATATTGGAGTCTTCGTTTGTGGACCTGAAACAATGAAAGAATCGGTAGCTACAACTTGCCAGCTACTTTCTAACGCTTTTCAAAGTGGAGGACAAGATCATAAACCATTTTTCAGCTTTCACTCCTTAAATTTCACCCTCTAGTACTCATTGAGAACATTGGTCGAGCACTTGTCTACAAATGAACTAAAATGAAAATCTGGCCCTTATACACAGGGTTCAGTTCCCTGTTATGGAATGTTCtgacataaaattttgagtttgGTGACCATATATGATAAAATAGCAGTACTAACATGATTTATTAAAAAACGATTTGAGTCCTGTCAGAGAGCCAAGAGACCACCCCAAGACCAGCTAGCGGCCTGGGAACGATCCTCCTCTACTGCACAGAGAGGCCCAAGGGCCAATGAAGCTAGTTAATCAATAGTGGACATTCTTCTGGTATGCTCGTTTGCATTAGCGTTAATATCCAGCACCTTAGTGGCTACCATATGGAGATGGAAGAGGCTAAGAGAAGAAATTCCACCATTTtctgaaaaagaaaggaaggcaATGAAACCAACAGAAGCAAACAGAGGTTTTGATCAACACGAAATTCATTATGGAGCAAGACCAAACTTTAAAGGTATGTTCCAAATACATAGTTGTCCTTGTTTTAGCTTTTGACTTCCAAACTATTGGCTTTCTAACATGTTGAAAATTGAACAGATATGTTTTCCCAGTTTTCTAATGAATCCAAGGGATCCAATATTGGAGTCTTCGTTTGTGGACCTGAAACAATGAAAGAATCGGTAGCTACAACTTGCAGCTACTTTCTAACGCTTTTCAAAGTGGAGGACAAGATCATAAACCATTTTTCAGCTTTCACTCCTTAAATTTCACCCTCTAGTACTCATTGAGAACATTGGTCGAGCACTTGTCTACAAATGAACTAAATGAAAATCTGGCCCTTATACACAGGGTTCAGTTCCCTGTTATGGAATGTTCtgacataaaattttgagtttgGTGACC
Coding sequences within it:
- the LOC132055981 gene encoding ferric reduction oxidase 8, mitochondrial, whose product is MTKILSLLLKLLIVLIFAGWVSLWLLKPTQLWTKSWKIAENKASTSLLTQAGLNFAVYTFPVIAIAIVGFVYLELKQKEPTSRKGQSPLSVLANPLVVNKYIGILSGFEILAVSLFIIFLAWTFFVRISSDFKKMVPMKSFTLSVSQYKLFRVATRCGLLAEACLALLLLPILRGMSIFRLLGIQFEASVRYHVWLGTAMILFASLHGGGTYLIWGIKHHIGNEMWKWQNTGRIYLAGEITLITGLVIWITSLPQLRRKRFEIFYYTHHLYIVFLLFFLFHAGDRHFYMVFPGVFLFCLDKILRMIQSRPETYIFSARIFPSKAIELTLPKDPSLKYTPTSVIFIKIPRISNFQWHPFSITSSSKVDKHTISILIKAEGWWTSTLCNMLHSKPDSEAGEMRLIQVATEGPYGPSSMDFLRYDSLLLVAGGIGVTPFLSILQEIASTRSNKNVLPLKIQLVYTIKDSQGICLLDPVLPHVFDAEQCYLQLKVFVTREHQSNRSLREVLNEVSNIQNIHFANKRPGYAVYGLENLQWMSVLLLLASVVFIAFLIIFNHVVIKPDKKSSEQKTATSIVDILLVCSFALALISSTLVATIWRWKRLREEIPPFSEKERKAMKPTEANRGFDQHEIHYGARPNFKDMFSQFSNESKGSNIGVFVCGPETMKESVATTCQLLSNAFQSGGQDHKPFFSFHSLNFTL